Proteins from a single region of Streptomyces spinoverrucosus:
- a CDS encoding GNAT family N-acetyltransferase — translation MRPASGDDGAAPGAATWILTEDLDAFLTHAGPFLRSRPARHTVPLSVTDELRRRGLHMYGDKAPVFGFLERAGAVRAVCFRTPPHGLYLTALAPDEADALAAHLTARSERLPGVAGDRDTAAAFAEAWRRHTGAASALLQRQLLYRLGTLTVPEPAPPGRARVADERDREQLARWYVEFTEDVGGTPARDPAAWADARVAHGGVTLWERPDGTPVAMACVTPEIAGQVRVAHVYTPAPFRRRGYAGAVTAEVSRTAVAAGAEEVLLFTDLGNPTSNGLYRRIGYEPVAEFAAYAFEGR, via the coding sequence ATGAGGCCCGCATCCGGCGACGACGGGGCCGCGCCCGGCGCCGCCACCTGGATCCTCACCGAGGACCTCGACGCCTTCCTCACCCACGCCGGCCCCTTCCTGCGCTCCCGCCCCGCCCGGCACACCGTCCCCCTCAGCGTGACCGACGAGCTGCGCAGGCGTGGACTCCACATGTACGGGGACAAGGCCCCGGTGTTCGGCTTCCTGGAGCGTGCCGGAGCCGTCCGAGCGGTCTGCTTCCGTACGCCCCCGCACGGCCTGTACCTCACCGCCCTCGCCCCCGACGAGGCCGACGCCCTCGCCGCCCACCTGACGGCCCGGTCGGAGCGGCTTCCCGGCGTCGCCGGTGACCGCGACACCGCCGCCGCCTTCGCCGAGGCCTGGCGCCGGCACACGGGCGCCGCCTCGGCACTCCTCCAACGCCAGCTGCTCTACCGGCTCGGCACGCTGACGGTCCCGGAGCCCGCCCCGCCCGGCCGGGCGAGGGTGGCAGACGAGCGGGACCGGGAACAACTCGCCCGCTGGTACGTCGAGTTCACCGAGGACGTGGGCGGGACCCCGGCCCGGGACCCGGCCGCGTGGGCCGACGCCCGCGTCGCCCACGGCGGCGTCACCCTCTGGGAGAGGCCCGACGGCACCCCCGTCGCCATGGCCTGCGTGACGCCCGAGATCGCCGGTCAGGTACGGGTGGCGCACGTCTACACCCCGGCTCCCTTCCGGCGACGCGGCTACGCCGGTGCCGTGACGGCCGAGGTGAGCCGCACCGCGGTGGCGGCGGGCGCCGAGGAGGTACTGCTCTTCACCGACCTGGGCAATCCCACCAGCAACGGGCTGTACCGGCGGATCGGGTACGAGCCGGTGGCGGAGTTCGCGGCGTACGCCTTCGAAGGCAGGTAG
- a CDS encoding pyridoxine/pyridoxamine 5'-phosphate oxidase has translation MEPDLHELLKSLRVWDPQVTDLPAFDPAAAPAAPLPLFATWFAEAVAAGQPEPHTMSLATSDEMGLPDVRTVMLHGAEADCWSFATHATSRKGRQLATRPYAALGFYWHVQGRQIRVRGPVTTAPPAESLADLHARSTGALAAALTGRQSEPLDSLEDLARASEASWARAQEDPQAPSPTWTLYRLRPDEVEFFQGDERRRHVRLRYVSSGEGWARQLLWP, from the coding sequence ATGGAACCGGATCTTCACGAGCTGCTGAAGTCGCTGCGGGTGTGGGACCCGCAGGTCACCGACCTCCCCGCCTTCGACCCGGCCGCCGCGCCCGCGGCCCCGCTGCCGCTGTTCGCCACCTGGTTCGCGGAGGCGGTGGCGGCGGGGCAACCGGAGCCGCACACGATGTCCCTGGCCACGTCGGACGAGATGGGCCTGCCCGACGTACGGACGGTGATGCTGCACGGCGCGGAGGCGGACTGCTGGTCCTTCGCCACGCACGCGACCAGCCGCAAGGGCCGACAGCTCGCCACGCGGCCGTACGCCGCACTGGGCTTCTACTGGCACGTCCAGGGCCGCCAGATCCGCGTCCGCGGCCCGGTCACGACCGCCCCGCCCGCCGAGAGCCTGGCCGACCTGCACGCCCGCTCGACCGGCGCGCTGGCCGCCGCGCTGACCGGACGGCAGAGCGAGCCGCTGGACTCCCTGGAGGACCTCGCGCGGGCGTCGGAGGCGTCTTGGGCCCGCGCCCAGGAGGACCCTCAGGCCCCGTCCCCGACCTGGACGCTGTACCGGCTGCGCCCGGACGAGGTGGAGTTCTTCCAGGGTGACGAGCGGCGGCGGCATGTGCGGCTCCGCTACGTCAGCAGTGGTGAGGGGTGGGCCAGGCAGTTGCTCTGGCCCTGA
- a CDS encoding pyridoxamine 5'-phosphate oxidase family protein, which yields MALTREEREQFLAEPHIAALAVAAEEGRAPLSVPIWYQYEPGGDAWILTGQDSRKHQLISAAGRFTLMVDRVEPTVRYVSVEGPVVDTVPATEEKLREISTRYLPAEKVDEYVDFSLKNHGEMVVIRMRPERWVSSDLGSV from the coding sequence ATGGCACTGACCCGCGAAGAGCGCGAGCAGTTCCTGGCCGAGCCGCACATCGCCGCCCTGGCGGTGGCCGCGGAGGAGGGCCGGGCACCGCTCAGCGTGCCGATCTGGTACCAGTACGAGCCCGGCGGCGACGCGTGGATCCTGACGGGCCAGGACTCCCGCAAGCACCAGCTGATCAGCGCGGCCGGACGCTTCACGCTGATGGTCGACCGGGTGGAGCCCACCGTCCGCTACGTGTCGGTCGAGGGGCCGGTCGTGGACACCGTCCCCGCCACCGAGGAGAAGCTGCGCGAGATCTCGACGCGTTATCTCCCGGCCGAGAAGGTCGACGAGTACGTCGACTTCTCACTGAAGAACCACGGCGAGATGGTCGTCATCCGGATGCGGCCGGAGCGGTGGGTGTCGTCGGACCTCGGGTCGGTGTAG
- a CDS encoding thiolase C-terminal domain-containing protein has protein sequence MAAATRKVAVVGVSLSDCGRVDEATPYTLHAQAARRALADAGLDRTVVDGFASAGTGVLAPVEVAEYLGLRPTWVDSTSVGGSTWEVMAAHAADAIAAGHARAVLLVYGSTARADVKAGRRTGNLSFGARGPLQFEVPYGHTLIAKYAMAARRHMIEYGTTIEQLADVAVQARANAALNPRAMFRTPITVDDVLAGPMIADPFTKLHCCIRSDGGAAVLLAAEDVARDCRTAPVWILGTGEHVSHSAMSEWPDFTRSPAAVSGRLAFERAGVRPAEIDFAEIYDAFTYMTLVTLEDLGFCGKGEGGAFVEKGRLRVEGGELPVNTDGGGLSAQHPGMRGLFLLVEAVRQVRGEAGARQVRRADGGLPRLGVASGTGGWFCSSGTVVLGR, from the coding sequence ATGGCTGCTGCTACCCGGAAAGTCGCCGTGGTGGGCGTGTCCCTGTCCGACTGCGGCCGTGTCGACGAGGCAACCCCGTACACCCTGCACGCCCAGGCGGCCCGCCGGGCCCTCGCGGACGCCGGGCTGGACCGGACGGTCGTCGACGGCTTCGCCTCGGCCGGCACGGGTGTCCTGGCGCCGGTGGAGGTGGCCGAGTACCTGGGCCTGCGCCCCACCTGGGTCGACTCCACGTCGGTCGGCGGTTCGACGTGGGAGGTGATGGCGGCGCACGCGGCGGACGCGATCGCGGCCGGGCACGCGCGGGCGGTGCTGCTGGTGTACGGCTCGACGGCCCGCGCGGACGTGAAGGCCGGGCGGCGCACCGGAAACCTCTCCTTCGGCGCGCGCGGCCCGCTGCAGTTCGAGGTGCCGTACGGCCACACCCTGATCGCCAAGTACGCGATGGCGGCCCGCCGTCACATGATCGAGTACGGAACGACGATCGAGCAGCTGGCGGACGTGGCGGTGCAGGCGCGGGCGAACGCGGCGCTGAACCCGCGGGCCATGTTCCGCACGCCGATCACCGTCGACGACGTCCTGGCCGGCCCGATGATCGCGGACCCCTTCACCAAACTGCACTGCTGCATCCGCTCCGACGGCGGCGCGGCGGTCCTGCTGGCCGCGGAGGACGTCGCACGGGACTGCCGTACCGCTCCGGTGTGGATCCTCGGCACCGGCGAGCACGTCTCGCACTCCGCGATGTCCGAGTGGCCGGACTTCACCCGGTCCCCGGCGGCGGTGAGCGGGCGGCTGGCGTTCGAGCGGGCCGGGGTGCGGCCGGCGGAGATCGACTTCGCCGAGATCTACGACGCCTTCACGTACATGACGCTGGTGACGCTGGAGGACCTGGGCTTCTGCGGGAAGGGCGAGGGCGGCGCGTTCGTCGAGAAGGGGCGGCTCAGGGTCGAGGGCGGGGAGCTGCCGGTGAACACCGACGGGGGCGGTCTGTCGGCCCAGCATCCCGGGATGCGGGGACTGTTCCTGCTGGTGGAGGCGGTGCGGCAGGTGCGCGGGGAGGCGGGGGCGCGGCAGGTGCGCCGGGCAGACGGGGGGCTGCCGCGGCTGGGGGTGGCGTCGGGGACGGGGGGCTGGTTCTGCTCTTCGGGGACGGTGGTGCTGGGTCGCTGA
- a CDS encoding acyl-CoA dehydrogenase family protein yields MDAGFTPEQDEIRRTLRELLRRRCTPERLRAALDTPAGHDPALWTALAEQLGLPGLALPEAYGGVGCSATELALAAEETGRALAPSPLTATAVLAAPLLHALGTDAQRAELLPRITSGDLTAALAVPGPRLATALALTGDNAGDWAGGGRAGGVQARRADGGWRLYGEVDQVLDGHSAGLLVVAAHTGGFARSRTLLFLVPGDAAGLTRVRQTALDATRPRARIQLRDTEAELLGVEQSSALAALAALGDTAAAVLAAEAVGAADRVLERTVEHVGQREQFGRPIGSFQAVKHRLADVYVQVQAARSAAYYAAWATVHGEQVGGLALAQALEALRTAAAEGIQLHGGLGFTWEHDAHLYFKRAAGDELLFGPVHRLRAHAAEAARLFERVEVAV; encoded by the coding sequence ATGGACGCCGGCTTCACCCCCGAGCAGGACGAGATCCGCCGCACCCTCCGTGAACTGCTCCGCCGCCGCTGCACCCCCGAGCGGCTCCGCGCCGCCCTCGACACCCCGGCCGGACACGACCCCGCCCTCTGGACCGCCCTCGCCGAACAGCTCGGCCTGCCCGGGCTCGCCCTCCCCGAGGCGTACGGCGGTGTCGGCTGCTCGGCGACCGAACTCGCCCTCGCCGCCGAGGAGACGGGCCGCGCACTGGCCCCGTCGCCCTTGACCGCCACCGCCGTCCTCGCCGCGCCCCTCCTCCACGCGCTCGGCACCGACGCCCAGCGCGCCGAGCTGCTCCCGCGCATCACCTCCGGCGACCTCACCGCCGCCCTCGCCGTCCCCGGCCCCCGCCTCGCCACCGCCCTCGCGCTGACCGGCGACAACGCGGGCGACTGGGCCGGTGGCGGCCGGGCGGGTGGCGTGCAGGCGCGACGGGCGGACGGTGGCTGGCGGCTGTACGGGGAGGTCGACCAGGTGCTGGACGGCCACAGCGCCGGGCTGCTGGTGGTCGCCGCGCACACCGGGGGGTTCGCCCGGTCGCGGACGCTGCTGTTCCTCGTACCCGGGGATGCCGCCGGACTGACCCGCGTACGGCAGACCGCCCTCGACGCGACCCGGCCACGGGCGCGGATCCAACTGCGAGATACGGAAGCCGAGTTGCTGGGCGTCGAGCAGTCTTCGGCCCTTGCCGCACTCGCCGCCCTCGGCGACACCGCCGCGGCCGTCCTTGCCGCCGAGGCCGTCGGCGCCGCCGACCGTGTCCTGGAGCGGACCGTCGAACACGTCGGGCAGCGCGAGCAGTTCGGGCGGCCCATCGGCTCCTTCCAGGCCGTCAAGCACCGGCTGGCCGACGTGTACGTGCAGGTGCAGGCGGCGCGCTCGGCGGCGTACTACGCGGCCTGGGCGACCGTCCACGGCGAACAGGTCGGCGGGCTCGCGCTCGCCCAGGCGCTGGAGGCGCTGCGGACCGCCGCCGCCGAGGGGATTCAACTGCACGGCGGCCTCGGATTCACCTGGGAGCACGACGCCCACCTGTACTTCAAGCGCGCGGCCGGCGACGAGCTGCTGTTCGGGCCGGTGCACCGGCTGCGCGCGCATGCCGCCGAGGCGGCGCGGCTGTTCGAGCGGGTGGAGGTGGCCGTCTGA
- a CDS encoding nitroreductase/quinone reductase family protein, with protein sequence MGVAGIVQKVSSTRGFAKAAPYVVPALDRAVHRLTRGKVLLSAVLLPGVILTATGARSGRRRRTPLACMPEEGGRSWILVGSNFGRTDHPAWTHNLLAHPEAEISWRGQDIPVTATLLTDVERARAWRAVLAFWPPYATYQRRVEREIRLFRLVRR encoded by the coding sequence ATGGGTGTCGCCGGGATCGTCCAGAAGGTCTCCTCGACCAGGGGCTTCGCGAAGGCGGCGCCGTACGTCGTGCCCGCCCTCGACCGGGCCGTCCACCGCCTCACCCGAGGAAAGGTGCTGCTCAGCGCGGTCCTGCTGCCGGGCGTGATCCTGACCGCCACCGGCGCGCGGAGCGGGCGGCGGCGCCGTACGCCGCTGGCCTGTATGCCGGAGGAGGGCGGGCGGAGCTGGATCCTGGTCGGTTCCAACTTCGGCCGGACGGATCACCCCGCCTGGACCCACAACCTGCTCGCCCACCCGGAGGCCGAGATCAGCTGGCGGGGCCAGGACATACCGGTCACCGCCACGCTTCTGACGGACGTGGAACGGGCGAGGGCCTGGCGGGCGGTGCTGGCGTTCTGGCCGCCGTACGCGACGTATCAGCGGCGGGTGGAGCGGGAGATCCGGCTGTTCAGACTTGTCCGGCGCTGA
- a CDS encoding LysE family translocator, with the protein MDSATLISFLALDLLLVCVPGADWAYVISAGLRDRSPVTAVAGLVSGYALHTLLAAAGLAVLVAGSPVLLTALTVVGAAYLAWLGWGVLRRPGTPEAGDAPVAGGRVFLRGAMISGLNPKGLLLYLSVLPQFLALGPGHLPVPAQTAALGLLHMACCAVVYLGVGLAARAVLGARPAAARAVARTSGAAMLGIGAFLLVQRLATL; encoded by the coding sequence ATGGACTCCGCAACCCTGATCTCCTTCCTCGCCCTCGACCTGCTGCTGGTGTGCGTACCGGGCGCGGACTGGGCGTATGTGATCTCGGCCGGTCTGCGCGACCGCTCGCCGGTCACGGCGGTGGCGGGCCTGGTCAGCGGCTACGCGCTGCACACGCTGCTCGCGGCGGCGGGCCTGGCGGTCCTGGTGGCGGGGTCGCCGGTCCTGCTCACGGCACTGACGGTGGTCGGAGCGGCGTATCTGGCGTGGCTGGGGTGGGGCGTGCTGCGCCGCCCGGGCACGCCTGAGGCCGGGGACGCCCCGGTGGCCGGTGGCCGGGTGTTCCTGCGCGGCGCGATGATCAGCGGGCTCAACCCCAAGGGGCTGCTGCTCTACCTCTCGGTCCTCCCGCAGTTCCTCGCACTGGGCCCCGGGCACCTGCCGGTCCCGGCCCAGACCGCCGCCCTCGGGCTACTGCACATGGCGTGCTGTGCCGTGGTCTACCTCGGCGTCGGGCTCGCGGCACGCGCGGTGCTGGGGGCGCGCCCGGCGGCGGCGCGGGCGGTGGCCCGCACGTCCGGGGCGGCGATGCTGGGGATCGGGGCGTTTCTCCTCGTACAGCGGCTGGCGACGCTGTAG
- a CDS encoding Lrp/AsnC family transcriptional regulator: protein MDDMDRKILAELQQDGRLTVTELAARVRLSVSPCHRRLRELERSGAISGYRAVVDPGAVGLTFEALVFVSMRQEDRDTVAEFEKAVSEVEHVLDAQRLFGEPDYLLRVATADLAAFQRLYDERLATLPGVQRLTSTLVMKHVVKDRPLPA from the coding sequence ATGGACGACATGGACCGGAAGATTCTTGCGGAGCTTCAGCAGGACGGGCGGCTGACCGTGACCGAGCTGGCCGCGCGGGTGCGGCTGAGTGTCTCGCCGTGCCATCGGCGGCTGCGGGAGCTGGAGCGGTCGGGGGCGATCAGCGGGTACCGGGCCGTGGTCGATCCGGGGGCCGTGGGGCTGACCTTCGAGGCGCTGGTCTTCGTGTCCATGCGGCAGGAGGACCGGGACACGGTCGCCGAGTTCGAGAAGGCGGTCAGCGAGGTGGAGCACGTGCTGGACGCGCAGCGGCTGTTCGGGGAGCCGGACTATCTGCTGCGGGTGGCCACCGCGGACCTCGCCGCGTTCCAGCGGCTGTACGACGAGCGGCTGGCGACGCTGCCGGGGGTGCAGCGGCTGACGTCGACGCTGGTGATGAAGCACGTGGTCAAGGACCGGCCGTTGCCGGCGTGA
- a CDS encoding TetR family transcriptional regulator, translated as MRTVDGRVAGRRGQATRQKLLDCLSEMLSSSPYRDVKVIDVARKAGTSPATFYQYFPDVEGAVLEIAEQMAAEGAGLTELLEGRTWTGKAGWQTAQELVDGFLEFWRKNDAILRVVDLGAAEGDKRFYKIRMKILNSVNNSLVDAVTELQSKGRVDKDVNPAAIAGSLVAMLAAVASHQKGFQSWGVKQAELKPNLALLVHLGITGKKPTK; from the coding sequence GTGCGTACCGTCGACGGCCGCGTGGCCGGTCGGCGCGGGCAGGCGACGCGGCAGAAGCTGCTCGACTGCCTCAGCGAGATGCTCAGCTCCTCTCCCTACCGGGACGTCAAGGTCATCGATGTCGCCCGGAAGGCGGGCACTTCGCCGGCGACCTTCTACCAGTACTTCCCGGACGTCGAGGGCGCCGTCCTGGAGATCGCCGAGCAAATGGCCGCCGAGGGCGCCGGATTGACGGAACTGCTCGAAGGCCGCACCTGGACCGGCAAGGCCGGCTGGCAGACCGCCCAGGAACTCGTCGACGGCTTCCTGGAGTTCTGGCGCAAGAACGACGCGATTCTGCGCGTCGTCGATCTCGGCGCCGCCGAGGGGGACAAGCGGTTCTACAAGATCCGCATGAAGATCCTCAACTCCGTGAACAACTCCCTGGTGGACGCCGTCACCGAACTCCAGTCCAAAGGCCGCGTCGACAAGGACGTGAACCCGGCGGCGATCGCCGGTTCCCTGGTCGCGATGCTCGCGGCGGTGGCCTCGCACCAGAAGGGCTTCCAGAGCTGGGGCGTCAAGCAGGCCGAACTCAAGCCGAATCTCGCCTTGTTGGTGCACCTGGGCATCACCGGAAAGAAGCCGACCAAGTAA
- a CDS encoding VOC family protein codes for MAENSTSAREAAYPEGVPCWVDAQLADVEAGKRFYGELFGWSFQPSYGGTVWAHREGEPVAALAQKADGRLPTVWTVYFATPDAEVLTGRIRAAGGQVVTAPMPVGELGVAALATDPEGAVFGLWQPGTHTGFGVRHEPGAFVWAELYARDTDAANTFYGDLFHDALFGPDAEPDFGRAPLTEVFPAEMPPHFVVHFGVADCEAALTEVIRLGGRIQAGPFDTSYGTVGVATDDQGASFAVLQR; via the coding sequence ATGGCCGAAAACAGCACATCTGCTCGCGAAGCGGCGTACCCCGAGGGTGTCCCGTGCTGGGTGGACGCGCAGCTCGCCGACGTCGAGGCGGGCAAGCGGTTCTACGGTGAGCTCTTCGGGTGGTCCTTCCAGCCGTCGTACGGCGGAACCGTGTGGGCCCACCGCGAGGGCGAGCCCGTCGCCGCGCTCGCGCAGAAGGCGGACGGCCGGCTGCCCACTGTCTGGACGGTGTACTTCGCGACGCCGGACGCCGAGGTGCTCACCGGGCGGATCCGGGCGGCCGGCGGCCAGGTGGTCACCGCGCCGATGCCGGTCGGCGAGCTGGGCGTCGCCGCGCTGGCCACCGACCCCGAGGGCGCGGTGTTCGGCCTGTGGCAGCCGGGAACGCACACCGGCTTCGGCGTGCGGCACGAGCCCGGCGCCTTCGTCTGGGCGGAGCTGTACGCCCGCGACACCGACGCCGCCAACACCTTCTACGGCGATCTCTTCCACGACGCCCTGTTCGGGCCGGACGCCGAGCCCGACTTCGGCCGCGCGCCGCTCACCGAGGTCTTCCCGGCCGAGATGCCGCCGCACTTCGTCGTCCACTTCGGGGTGGCGGACTGCGAGGCCGCGCTCACCGAGGTGATCCGGCTGGGCGGCCGGATCCAGGCGGGACCTTTCGACACCTCGTACGGCACGGTGGGGGTGGCCACGGACGACCAGGGCGCGTCGTTCGCGGTGCTCCAGCGCTGA